A genomic segment from Synchiropus splendidus isolate RoL2022-P1 chromosome 18, RoL_Sspl_1.0, whole genome shotgun sequence encodes:
- the lhfpl4a gene encoding LHFPL tetraspan subfamily member 4 protein, translating to MLPSQEASKIYHDNYMRNSRAIGVLWAIFTICFAIVNVVVFIQPYWIGDSVNTPQAGYFGLFHYCVGSGPSPSRELTCVGSFSDFSSIPSGAFKAASVFVLLSMVLILSCIACMALFFFCNTSTVYKTCAWMQLLCGVCLVLGCMIFPDGWDAEVIRDMCGEQTGKYSLGDCSVRWAYMLAIMGILDALILSFLAFVLGNRQTDFYLDDLQTDNKDFAVSRIEVRDRREPRYGVQRLH from the exons ATGTTGCCTTCCCAAGAAGCCTCCAAGATCTACCACGACAACTACATGCGCAACTCGCGCGCCATCGGGGTTCTGTGGGCCATCTTCACCATCTGCTTCGCCATCGTCAACGTGGTGGTCTTCATCCAGCCCTACTGGATCGGCGACAGCGTCAACACGCCGCAGGCCGGCTACTTCGGCCTCTTCCACTACTGCGTGGGCTCCGGGCCGTCGCCCAGCCGGGAGCTCACCTGCGTGGGCAGCTTCTCCGACTTCAGCTCGATCCCGTCCGGAGCCTTCAAGGCGGCCTCGGTGTTCGTGTTGCTCTCCATGGTGCTGATCCTCAGCTGCATCGCCTGCATggcgctcttcttcttctgcaacACCTCCACCGTTTACAAGACCTGCGCCTGGATGCAGCTGCTGTGCG GAGTGTGCCTGGTGCTGGGCTGCATGATCTTCCCCGACGGCTGGGATGCCGAAGTGATCCGGGACATGTGTGGAGAGCAGACAGGGAAGTACTCCTTGGGCGACTGCTCCGTCCGCTGGGCCTACATGCTGGCCATCATGGGCATCCTGGACGCCCTCATCCTCTCCTTCTTGGCCTTCGTCCTGGGCAACCGGCAGACAGACTTCTACCTGGACGACTTGCAGACAGACAACAAAG ATTTTGCTGTGTCAAGG ATTGAAGTTCGAGACAGAAGAGAGCCGCGGTACGGCGTGCAGCGTCTTCACTGA